A section of the Virgibacillus sp. NKC19-3 genome encodes:
- a CDS encoding YdhK family protein, with the protein MKKKIVLGLIVLIPAMVLAACSGNEEGTESNGNKNEEASDSMEGMDHAGMDHSSSGEVPEDLERAENPSYPVDSEATINANHMGGMDGAVATITGAYETTVYTVSYTPTTGGASVEDHKWVIHEEIKNAGEKPFEAGDEVVLNADHMEGMDGATATINSAEQTIVYMVSYTDTETGNEVTNHKWVTESELSPVE; encoded by the coding sequence ATGAAAAAGAAGATAGTACTAGGGTTAATTGTTTTAATTCCAGCAATGGTTTTAGCAGCTTGCAGCGGAAATGAAGAAGGAACGGAATCAAATGGAAATAAGAATGAAGAAGCGTCTGATTCTATGGAAGGGATGGATCATGCCGGCATGGATCATTCAAGTTCAGGTGAGGTGCCGGAAGATTTGGAGCGGGCTGAAAATCCTTCCTATCCCGTGGATAGTGAAGCAACAATAAACGCAAACCATATGGGGGGTATGGATGGTGCTGTAGCAACGATTACAGGTGCATATGAAACCACAGTTTATACAGTTTCATATACCCCAACAACAGGAGGCGCGTCAGTGGAAGATCACAAATGGGTTATTCATGAAGAAATTAAAAATGCCGGAGAAAAGCCCTTTGAAGCTGGAGATGAAGTTGTATTAAATGCGGACCATATGGAAGGAATGGATGGGGCAACAGCTACTATTAATTCAGCTGAGCAAACAATAGTATATATGGTGAGTTACACAGATACAGAAACTGGTAATGAAGTTACTAATCACAAATGGGTAACAGAAAGCGAACTTTCCCCAGTGGAATAA
- a CDS encoding N-acetylmuramoyl-L-alanine amidase, which produces MKKTIIIGISFLVFLCSFLPTAQAESGQLYNVDSKTLNLRNAPDPDAIILAELKNGANVTIFQESHGWGKTFYNGEEGWVALHLLDEGNNSTNGTISDPNETSEVQLNTEKEASETEPDQNDNDAASEQEESAAETKEREENQASQEKQHSDNTLSDYHFVIDPGHGGKDSGAIRSEVQEKTLALSTGIRVEEQLHDKGASVTLTRTDDTFISLGERVQMSNSTNADAFISLHYNTFEDQSIRGIHTFYDVGGMSQRLADTIQQSLIHYTGLHDRGARQADYEVLTANTQPALLIELGFISNPEERELVQTDNYQEKAAKGIVTGLEDYFN; this is translated from the coding sequence ATGAAAAAAACCATTATTATAGGTATTAGTTTTCTCGTTTTTCTATGTAGTTTTCTACCAACGGCTCAAGCCGAAAGTGGACAATTATACAACGTCGATTCAAAAACACTAAACTTAAGGAATGCACCAGACCCAGATGCAATCATCCTGGCTGAACTGAAAAACGGTGCAAACGTTACTATTTTTCAAGAATCACATGGGTGGGGAAAGACATTTTATAATGGTGAAGAAGGATGGGTCGCTTTACACTTACTTGATGAAGGAAATAACTCTACAAACGGTACAATATCAGATCCAAATGAAACATCGGAGGTGCAATTAAACACAGAAAAAGAAGCGTCTGAAACAGAACCCGATCAAAACGATAATGATGCAGCATCCGAACAGGAAGAATCAGCTGCCGAAACGAAGGAGAGAGAAGAAAATCAAGCTAGTCAAGAAAAGCAGCATAGTGACAATACACTGTCTGATTATCATTTTGTGATTGACCCAGGGCACGGCGGAAAAGATTCCGGTGCTATTCGATCAGAGGTACAGGAAAAGACATTAGCACTATCTACGGGGATAAGGGTCGAAGAACAGTTACATGATAAAGGAGCCTCCGTTACATTGACACGTACCGATGATACGTTTATTTCGTTGGGAGAGCGGGTGCAAATGAGTAATTCTACCAATGCTGATGCGTTTATCAGTCTGCATTATAATACATTCGAAGACCAATCGATACGTGGAATTCATACCTTTTATGACGTTGGGGGTATGAGCCAGAGGCTTGCTGATACCATTCAGCAATCACTGATCCATTACACAGGCCTCCATGATCGTGGGGCGAGGCAAGCGGATTATGAAGTATTAACAGCTAACACCCAACCGGCTTTATTAATTGAACTTGGTTTCATTAGCAACCCCGAAGAACGGGAGCTGGTTCAAACGGATAACTATCAAGAAAAAGCCGCCAAGGGCATTGTCACTGGATTGGAAGACTATTTTAATTAG
- a CDS encoding N-acetylglucosaminidase has translation MNRRSSFNLSAVIITIVIAELVLSLLFIKTDPSFLMKGLNNVATQDYMPKETSPEIEDNIQEGKQDNETAEELQPPSEKEQKTSQAALWDPEIAEGSSYYYVEDDMLWHNVTDDEGGSFIYGPVPDFMSEGEKYYSPNGSTFFSSEGEEEGTAYQYFEILPLNTETSYTAEQLNQYIENHIPEAYRNEMDGSGPLATLGDEFIAAQNQYGVNALYLLAHAIHESAWGSSSIAQTKYNLFGFGAFDSDPYNGAKKFDSYQDGINHVAQYVAHQYQDPQGTHYHGAMLGNKTAGMNAKYATDPLWGQQIAGYMYRIDKALGEKDFGKYHSDAYKLAVSTVNAPLNVRAQPSASDSNDISYNLPSSGAAMIVSGQVSNDDGTWYEIFSDQSNFLNRETAYIYHDGPQGMLSEIVSVAGE, from the coding sequence GTGAATCGGAGGTCTTCATTTAATTTGTCTGCTGTAATTATAACGATTGTAATTGCAGAATTGGTGTTGTCACTATTATTTATCAAAACGGATCCGTCATTTTTAATGAAAGGGTTAAACAATGTGGCAACACAAGATTACATGCCAAAGGAAACATCACCGGAGATAGAGGACAACATACAAGAAGGAAAACAGGACAACGAAACGGCGGAGGAATTACAACCACCTTCTGAAAAGGAACAAAAGACGTCTCAAGCTGCACTCTGGGATCCAGAAATAGCAGAAGGATCCTCTTATTATTACGTTGAGGATGATATGTTGTGGCATAACGTCACCGACGATGAAGGAGGTTCATTTATTTATGGACCGGTGCCTGATTTCATGTCAGAAGGTGAAAAATATTACAGTCCAAATGGCAGTACGTTTTTTAGTTCGGAGGGAGAAGAAGAAGGAACAGCATATCAATACTTTGAAATTTTACCGCTAAATACAGAAACATCGTATACGGCAGAACAGTTGAATCAGTATATTGAAAATCATATCCCGGAAGCGTATCGAAATGAAATGGATGGCTCTGGCCCTCTTGCTACACTTGGAGATGAATTTATCGCAGCACAAAATCAATATGGTGTTAATGCACTTTATTTGTTGGCACATGCTATTCATGAGAGTGCATGGGGGAGCAGTAGCATCGCACAAACGAAATATAATTTGTTCGGCTTTGGTGCGTTTGATAGTGACCCTTATAATGGTGCAAAGAAATTCGATTCCTACCAGGATGGCATTAACCATGTTGCCCAATATGTGGCTCATCAGTATCAAGACCCGCAAGGAACTCATTATCATGGAGCCATGCTCGGAAATAAAACAGCAGGTATGAACGCGAAATATGCTACCGATCCCTTGTGGGGCCAACAGATTGCCGGATACATGTACCGAATTGATAAGGCACTTGGTGAAAAAGATTTTGGCAAGTATCATTCCGACGCGTATAAACTTGCGGTATCAACGGTAAATGCGCCATTGAACGTGAGGGCTCAACCCTCCGCTTCCGATAGTAACGACATCTCCTATAATCTTCCTAGTAGTGGAGCCGCTATGATCGTTTCAGGTCAGGTAAGCAACGATGATGGTACATGGTATGAAATCTTTTCGGACCAGTCTAATTTTCTTAATAGAGAAACAGCCTATATCTACCACGATGGGCCCCAAGGCATGCTTTCCGAAATTGTAAGTGTTGCCGGAGAATAA
- a CDS encoding metal ABC transporter solute-binding protein, Zn/Mn family, giving the protein MLKKKLWILGVLFVLILTLAIGCSQEQSGEEAEAQDDAEAEEQSEGDGNGEKINVVTTIAQIGEPLSVIGGDRVEVESLMGPGVDPHVYNATQGDISTMDGADVVFYSGLNLEANMVDMFEEISQSKPVLGIAETLPEDALFEDEEGEVDPHVWFDLALWQDALDAAVEELKEYSPEDADYFEENKQEYFAEIDEVKEDAQKLQDIPEDQRVLVTAHDAFGYFADMHDMEVVGLQGISTEDEIGVSDINNTIETLIEYEVPAIFVESSVNQDSINAVIEGAESEGVDVELGGELFSDAMGEPGSEEGTYTGMYRHNVNTIYEALNGGTE; this is encoded by the coding sequence ATGTTAAAGAAAAAATTGTGGATATTGGGAGTATTATTTGTTTTGATTCTAACGTTGGCAATTGGTTGCAGCCAGGAACAAAGCGGTGAGGAAGCAGAAGCGCAGGATGATGCTGAAGCAGAAGAGCAGAGTGAAGGAGATGGGAATGGTGAAAAAATTAACGTTGTAACAACTATTGCGCAGATCGGGGAGCCTCTATCGGTTATTGGTGGAGATCGTGTGGAGGTTGAAAGTTTAATGGGACCTGGCGTAGATCCACACGTATATAACGCAACGCAGGGGGATATTTCAACGATGGATGGAGCGGATGTTGTTTTTTATAGCGGGTTAAATTTGGAAGCGAACATGGTTGATATGTTTGAAGAAATATCGCAGTCAAAACCAGTTCTTGGCATAGCGGAAACGCTCCCGGAAGACGCATTATTTGAAGACGAGGAAGGGGAAGTCGACCCACATGTTTGGTTTGACCTGGCCCTTTGGCAAGATGCTCTGGACGCTGCGGTTGAAGAACTAAAGGAATATTCTCCTGAAGATGCAGATTACTTTGAGGAAAATAAGCAAGAGTACTTTGCTGAAATAGATGAAGTCAAAGAAGATGCCCAAAAGTTACAGGATATTCCAGAAGATCAAAGAGTATTAGTAACAGCACATGATGCTTTCGGGTATTTCGCGGATATGCATGATATGGAAGTAGTAGGACTTCAAGGGATAAGCACGGAAGATGAGATTGGTGTTTCCGATATTAATAATACCATTGAGACATTAATTGAATATGAGGTTCCTGCCATTTTTGTAGAATCGAGTGTGAACCAAGATTCGATTAATGCTGTCATTGAAGGAGCTGAAAGCGAAGGCGTGGACGTAGAATTAGGCGGTGAACTTTTTTCTGATGCGATGGGCGAACCGGGATCTGAAGAAGGTACATATACAGGAATGTACCGTCATAATGTAAATACGATTTATGAAGCATTGAACGGAGGAACGGAGTAA
- a CDS encoding metal ABC transporter ATP-binding protein: MAQTVINVENLAASYQKNTVLHDVNFEVGGGTLTGIVGPNGAGKSTLLKTMLDLHPSLTGSVTFFNLPLKKAKKRIGYVPQRGSVDWDFPTDALDVVTMGIYGQIGWLKWPSRLHKEKAYEALSKMGMADYAHRQISQLSGGQQQRVFLARALVQQADLYFMDEPLAGVDAATERAIMTILQELKSMGKTVMVVHHDLQTVDEYFDYVLLLNRTVINHGKTEHAFTKENISNAYGGNMRWMGEGS, encoded by the coding sequence ATGGCGCAAACAGTAATTAATGTAGAGAACCTGGCTGCCTCTTACCAGAAAAATACGGTACTGCACGATGTGAATTTTGAAGTAGGGGGCGGAACGTTAACAGGGATTGTTGGTCCGAATGGTGCGGGTAAGTCGACCTTATTAAAGACAATGCTGGATCTTCATCCCTCCTTAACGGGTTCTGTGACATTTTTCAATTTACCATTAAAGAAAGCGAAAAAGAGAATTGGTTATGTGCCACAGCGGGGTTCTGTTGATTGGGATTTTCCAACAGATGCATTAGATGTTGTAACAATGGGGATTTACGGGCAAATAGGATGGCTTAAGTGGCCATCCCGTTTGCATAAAGAAAAGGCATATGAAGCGTTATCTAAAATGGGCATGGCAGACTATGCCCACAGGCAAATCAGCCAGCTTTCCGGTGGGCAACAGCAGCGTGTATTTTTGGCACGTGCTTTGGTGCAACAAGCAGATTTATACTTCATGGATGAACCATTGGCAGGTGTGGATGCAGCAACAGAACGCGCCATCATGACCATTCTTCAAGAATTAAAATCGATGGGCAAAACAGTAATGGTCGTTCATCATGACTTGCAAACGGTAGATGAATATTTTGATTATGTTCTATTGTTAAATCGAACGGTAATCAACCATGGAAAAACAGAACACGCCTTTACAAAAGAGAATATTTCAAATGCCTATGGAGGAAATATGCGCTGGATGGGAGAGGGTAGTTAA
- a CDS encoding metal ABC transporter permease has product MWSILMNSNTQWVLASSGVLGIAAGIIGCMAYWRKQSLLSDALGHAALPGIVIAFLLLGEKNPLVLTIGAAISALIGAFIIQGVIATTRITDDTAMGMILSVFYGLGIMLLTIANRIGGGGQSGLDSYIIGQAAAMVKSDIITMLSLALLVILIVGIGFKEWKIYLFDPSFAKGQGLSLFWMNVLYTAVLVVTIVIGVQAVGVILISALLIIPSVSARYWTQSFKMMLLLSGLFGGVAGAAGTIISTLGSGLPTGPFIVIVAAAMFAISLVFGKEKGLLINYLQFKIHQKQVNIHQVGTKEVE; this is encoded by the coding sequence ATGTGGTCCATTCTCATGAACAGTAACACACAATGGGTATTAGCCAGCTCAGGTGTTCTCGGTATTGCTGCGGGGATCATAGGCTGTATGGCGTATTGGAGGAAGCAAAGTCTGTTAAGTGATGCTCTAGGACACGCAGCGTTACCTGGTATTGTTATTGCCTTTCTTCTACTTGGGGAGAAAAATCCGCTTGTGTTGACCATAGGAGCGGCAATTAGTGCTTTAATCGGTGCATTTATCATACAAGGAGTTATTGCTACTACTCGAATAACCGACGATACAGCAATGGGGATGATTCTATCTGTTTTTTATGGTTTGGGTATTATGCTTCTCACGATTGCTAACCGTATTGGCGGTGGAGGTCAAAGTGGATTGGACAGTTATATCATCGGGCAGGCAGCGGCTATGGTAAAATCGGATATCATTACCATGCTAAGCTTGGCATTACTAGTCATTTTAATCGTAGGGATCGGTTTTAAAGAATGGAAAATTTATCTCTTTGACCCTTCATTTGCAAAAGGGCAAGGGTTATCACTCTTCTGGATGAATGTATTGTATACAGCCGTACTTGTCGTAACGATTGTGATCGGGGTCCAGGCTGTTGGAGTTATATTAATTTCGGCTTTACTCATTATTCCCTCCGTTAGTGCCCGCTATTGGACCCAGTCTTTTAAAATGATGCTTTTATTATCCGGTCTATTTGGTGGTGTGGCAGGTGCTGCTGGAACGATTATAAGTACATTAGGTAGCGGACTTCCTACCGGTCCATTTATTGTTATTGTGGCTGCCGCCATGTTTGCAATATCCCTTGTTTTTGGGAAGGAAAAAGGTCTACTGATCAACTATTTGCAATTTAAAATACATCAGAAACAGGTAAATATTCATCAGGTTGGAACGAAGGAGGTGGAGTAA
- a CDS encoding metal ABC transporter permease encodes MTYAGWIILTASLVGVSCGLIGVFLILRRMAMMADSISHTVLLGIVIAFLITRELSGPHMLIGAILAGLLTAFLVQWLHSLDIQQHASMGIVFTTLFAIGVILIATSVGNAHLDVQHALMGEITFIPWNTIYFPLIGDIPQATMLLAIAFVVVLFFIIAFYKEWKITSFDPALAASLGIPVLLMHYLYMGLVSITTVAAFDSVGAIMVVAMLITPAASAYLWTDKLSIMLVLSSAFGVVSAISGYYIATWIDTSISGSMAFATGVVFFVSFIFSPKHGFISKYVRPVKEA; translated from the coding sequence GTGACGTATGCAGGATGGATTATATTGACTGCTTCGTTAGTAGGGGTGTCCTGTGGTTTAATTGGTGTATTTTTAATACTGAGAAGAATGGCGATGATGGCTGACTCGATAAGTCACACGGTTCTTTTAGGTATCGTCATTGCTTTTCTTATTACACGTGAATTAAGTGGACCACATATGCTTATCGGCGCCATATTGGCAGGGTTACTCACAGCCTTTCTAGTACAGTGGCTTCATTCATTGGATATTCAGCAACATGCATCCATGGGTATTGTGTTTACGACTTTGTTTGCCATCGGTGTTATTCTAATAGCGACTTCTGTGGGAAATGCTCATCTTGATGTACAGCATGCGTTAATGGGTGAGATTACCTTTATACCATGGAATACGATTTACTTCCCTCTTATTGGTGATATTCCGCAAGCTACTATGTTATTAGCTATTGCTTTCGTTGTCGTTCTGTTTTTTATTATCGCTTTTTATAAAGAATGGAAAATTACATCGTTTGATCCAGCGCTCGCGGCAAGTTTGGGAATTCCTGTGTTATTGATGCACTATTTATATATGGGACTTGTTTCGATTACGACGGTTGCCGCTTTTGATAGTGTTGGTGCCATTATGGTTGTTGCCATGTTAATTACACCTGCTGCTTCTGCTTATCTCTGGACAGATAAACTTTCCATCATGCTCGTCTTAAGCAGTGCATTTGGGGTAGTATCTGCTATTAGCGGATATTATATAGCTACATGGATTGATACATCTATTTCAGGGTCAATGGCATTTGCGACGGGAGTGGTATTTTTTGTTAGTTTTATCTTTTCTCCGAAACATGGATTTATTTCAAAATATGTTCGGCCGGTGAAAGAAGCTTAA
- the mntR gene encoding transcriptional regulator MntR: MLTPKRAYYLENIYILMEEKGYARAADIAIILDVTQSSVTRMLQKLDEEGLGIYEKHRGFALTPNGKKLGKALVEKHEMVEGFLRTIGVQEKHVGAEVEGIKHNISKHTTDCISDFLDFFVENPHIKESYMKYKTETKVGNKDSAG, from the coding sequence ATGCTCACCCCCAAGCGGGCGTATTACTTAGAAAATATATATATATTAATGGAGGAAAAAGGATACGCAAGAGCAGCGGATATTGCAATAATACTTGATGTTACCCAATCTTCCGTAACAAGAATGCTACAGAAACTTGATGAGGAAGGGTTAGGAATTTATGAGAAACATCGGGGTTTTGCCCTTACTCCCAATGGTAAAAAGTTAGGCAAAGCCTTAGTTGAAAAACATGAAATGGTAGAAGGATTTTTACGTACGATCGGAGTCCAAGAAAAACATGTCGGTGCAGAAGTGGAAGGAATAAAGCACAATATCAGCAAACATACAACAGATTGCATATCCGATTTCCTGGACTTTTTTGTTGAAAATCCCCATATTAAGGAATCGTATATGAAATACAAGACGGAAACTAAAGTTGGTAATAAAGATAGTGCAGGTTAA
- a CDS encoding DUF3298 and DUF4163 domain-containing protein, translating to MVTPALPVAIQTMVIKQQGTTIYYPAVVGLQDQHVQQNINQTIIQLMQFLVHQQYEQQRASAFTEMIGTFEIKTNERNILSLTLSNYAIAYQYAHGLTLMKSLTFDTQSGKNYTLQELFRPGSNYIDTLSQLVQKQIHARDIQLLSEFPGISPDQDFYISDKVLVLYFQAYEITPGYVGLPMFPISVYKLQQIIDENGPLGRMADS from the coding sequence ATGGTCACACCTGCATTACCTGTCGCAATACAAACGATGGTTATCAAACAGCAAGGTACAACGATTTACTACCCGGCTGTTGTCGGCTTGCAAGATCAGCATGTACAGCAAAATATTAATCAAACGATTATTCAACTTATGCAATTTCTGGTCCATCAGCAATACGAACAGCAAAGAGCCAGTGCATTCACAGAAATGATCGGTACATTTGAGATTAAAACAAATGAGCGGAATATCCTTAGCCTGACACTAAGCAATTACGCAATTGCATACCAATATGCACATGGGCTTACACTTATGAAGTCATTGACCTTTGACACACAATCAGGGAAAAATTACACACTTCAAGAATTGTTCAGACCTGGTAGCAATTACATCGACACTCTCTCCCAACTAGTACAGAAGCAAATCCATGCAAGAGACATTCAGCTACTGAGTGAGTTCCCCGGTATTTCTCCTGATCAGGACTTTTACATCTCAGATAAAGTGCTTGTCCTGTATTTTCAGGCCTATGAAATCACCCCGGGTTATGTTGGTCTGCCAATGTTTCCAATCTCTGTTTATAAACTGCAGCAAATCATAGATGAAAATGGACCACTCGGAAGAATGGCCGATTCATAA
- a CDS encoding OsmC family protein, whose protein sequence is MADVKTNVKTVWNGDTKGNGSMKANYLNTKIAIPESSGGTGEGTDPKELLVTSAAACYTMTLVAMLEARKLPVDQFTMNSEGTNSREEGFQIIHYPYIILSANATEKDIQSVNRAFTSADKGCAVGNMLKKADVQIDIVGNVSVEFGEEG, encoded by the coding sequence ATGGCTGATGTAAAAACAAATGTAAAGACTGTTTGGAATGGAGACACAAAAGGTAACGGAAGTATGAAAGCTAATTATCTAAATACGAAGATAGCGATACCTGAATCCTCAGGCGGTACCGGAGAAGGTACAGATCCGAAAGAATTACTTGTAACTTCTGCGGCAGCCTGTTATACAATGACGCTTGTCGCTATGCTCGAAGCAAGAAAACTGCCTGTCGATCAATTCACGATGAACTCGGAAGGGACCAATTCGAGGGAAGAAGGATTTCAAATTATACATTATCCTTATATTATTTTGTCAGCTAATGCAACAGAAAAGGATATTCAGTCAGTGAATAGAGCATTTACATCCGCAGATAAGGGGTGTGCAGTCGGAAATATGTTAAAGAAAGCAGATGTTCAAATTGATATTGTAGGAAATGTATCTGTAGAATTTGGGGAAGAAGGTTAG
- a CDS encoding glutaredoxin family protein yields the protein MKNYHLEIYTRPTCSDCQDLKKFLQAQRIPHKEYDLTKQPSKEKDLIKITGSRIVPGLVFSQDSLLGLVRKPKSMIGFERNKDEIKKLLHVK from the coding sequence ATGAAGAACTATCATCTAGAGATCTATACCAGGCCCACTTGCTCTGATTGCCAAGATTTGAAGAAATTTCTGCAGGCTCAACGTATTCCTCATAAAGAATATGATTTAACAAAACAACCATCAAAAGAAAAAGATCTTATCAAGATAACAGGAAGTAGAATCGTTCCGGGCCTTGTATTTTCTCAAGACTCCCTCTTGGGCTTAGTGAGAAAACCGAAAAGTATGATAGGGTTTGAGAGGAATAAGGATGAAATTAAGAAATTATTACATGTAAAGTAG
- a CDS encoding MFS transporter translates to MSTNSQTLSQPDPKRWKALFLLCFANFLVMMDAAIIQIALPSIKEALGYSQENLQWVMSSFLIFFGGFLLLGGRLADLFGNRRIFNLGVIVLIVSSLFAGLAWSEMSLNTFRAVQGLSSALIAPAALAMIMILFSSNGKEMGKALAFWGLSGAAGGALGIVLGGVITEVLGWRWTLLIYVPLGMIVLILSPRLLRKSARKATGRVDYIGAVLVTVSSMLLVYGIVTAEHSGWQSSNTIVSLVVGTVLFLIFLLVQSKKKEPLLPLDIFKTPNLAIGNISVFLIAAAWFPLVYILVLYVQQVLGLSPFVGAMAMLPMPAFMAIFMIFIAEKVMDKFGIKKTMITGFILLGVGSVLFSQTATVEGNYWTNVLLASLIVSLGNALAYLPATTASVSEVKSERSGIASGLYNTFYQIGSAVGLAILVAIAGAATASSTATSSVVALNEGFQQGFFWGGIIAFVGAVLALLFTRSPKQRKSNR, encoded by the coding sequence ATGTCTACAAATTCTCAAACATTATCACAACCTGATCCAAAGCGCTGGAAAGCACTATTTTTGCTTTGTTTTGCGAATTTCCTTGTGATGATGGATGCTGCGATTATTCAAATTGCCCTGCCATCTATCAAGGAAGCGCTCGGTTATAGTCAAGAAAATCTGCAATGGGTAATGAGTTCCTTTCTTATTTTCTTCGGAGGTTTTCTACTACTGGGTGGAAGGTTAGCGGATTTATTTGGAAATCGACGCATCTTTAATTTGGGTGTTATCGTTTTAATTGTGTCATCCTTGTTTGCAGGCTTAGCCTGGAGCGAAATGAGTTTAAATACTTTCAGGGCAGTTCAAGGACTGAGCTCTGCATTAATTGCCCCGGCTGCATTGGCCATGATTATGATCCTATTTTCTTCCAATGGTAAAGAAATGGGTAAAGCACTTGCCTTTTGGGGACTATCCGGAGCCGCTGGTGGAGCTTTAGGTATCGTGTTAGGCGGCGTTATTACAGAAGTTCTAGGTTGGCGCTGGACGCTATTGATCTATGTTCCACTTGGGATGATCGTGCTAATCTTGTCTCCAAGGCTTCTGCGAAAATCAGCACGCAAAGCAACCGGTCGTGTCGATTATATTGGCGCCGTTTTAGTGACTGTTTCTTCCATGTTACTTGTTTATGGAATTGTAACAGCAGAGCATAGTGGTTGGCAGTCATCCAATACCATTGTTTCATTAGTTGTTGGAACTGTCTTGTTTCTTATTTTTCTTTTGGTACAGTCTAAGAAAAAAGAACCCCTTTTACCGCTCGATATATTCAAGACGCCTAATTTAGCTATAGGAAACATTTCGGTTTTCTTAATAGCTGCAGCATGGTTTCCACTTGTTTATATACTTGTTTTATATGTGCAGCAGGTCTTAGGGCTTTCTCCATTTGTTGGAGCAATGGCTATGCTACCGATGCCTGCTTTTATGGCGATTTTCATGATATTTATAGCGGAAAAAGTGATGGACAAATTCGGCATTAAAAAGACGATGATTACTGGATTTATCTTACTTGGTGTGGGGTCTGTTTTATTCTCACAAACGGCTACAGTGGAAGGGAATTATTGGACCAATGTGTTGTTGGCTTCATTAATCGTATCTCTAGGTAATGCCCTTGCCTATTTACCTGCTACGACGGCATCTGTGTCAGAAGTCAAATCAGAAAGGTCCGGTATTGCATCCGGTTTATACAATACCTTTTACCAAATTGGATCAGCAGTCGGTCTGGCTATACTGGTAGCCATTGCTGGAGCAGCAACTGCTTCTAGTACTGCTACATCGTCGGTAGTTGCTTTAAATGAAGGTTTCCAACAAGGCTTCTTTTGGGGTGGCATCATCGCGTTTGTGGGTGCTGTATTAGCACTTTTGTTTACTCGCTCACCAAAACAGAGAAAATCGAATAGATAA
- a CDS encoding metal-sensing transcriptional repressor: MDKFLRDHPSTPRTEAEKEKTITRLKRIEGQVRGIQKMVEEDRYCVDILVQISAIQSALKNVGFAVTERHINHCVSDAIKQGEGEETIQELMSVLKQFSK; the protein is encoded by the coding sequence TTGGATAAATTCTTACGTGATCACCCGAGTACTCCAAGAACAGAAGCTGAGAAGGAAAAAACCATTACCCGCCTGAAACGCATAGAAGGTCAGGTTCGCGGGATACAGAAAATGGTAGAAGAGGATCGCTATTGTGTAGATATATTAGTACAAATTAGCGCTATTCAGTCCGCGTTAAAAAATGTCGGTTTCGCTGTCACGGAACGACATATCAACCATTGTGTTAGTGATGCGATTAAACAAGGTGAAGGTGAAGAAACCATTCAAGAATTAATGAGCGTGTTAAAACAATTCTCGAAATAA